From the Eriocheir sinensis breed Jianghai 21 unplaced genomic scaffold, ASM2467909v1 Scaffold1049, whole genome shotgun sequence genome, one window contains:
- the LOC126989094 gene encoding uncharacterized protein LOC126989094, which produces MAKSRVTPLRAITVPRLELTAAVVSVRISAVLKKELDYEDIQEVFWTDSMVVLGYINNDSKRFHVYVANRVQQIRDQTSPSQWKYVETEHNPADYASRGQSVEELINNDKWWNGPRFLWQHFEMNDDPSEHHELEDDDPEVKRVASCATQTHEPFNVLERLNCFSEWFRMKRAIAVCLRLQRMYKKNADGTHKGRSQEYIPLTVQELKEAETEIIRQAQAHAFHEEIKMLKGAGNHESSPQTNRRETTVKKTSKLYKLDPFIDEDGIVRVGGRIRMSTHQVARHPAILPKDSHVTDLLICYYHKKVHHQGRGIPLNEIRTCRYWILGAHFCWLDMFQNV; this is translated from the coding sequence ATGGCAAAATCAAGAGTGACACCCCTCCGAGCCATCACTGTGCCGAGATTGGAACTCACAGCAGCAGTAGTGTCGGTGAGAATCAGTGCAGTCTTAAAGAAGGAGTTAGACTATGAAGATATTCAGGAAGTGTTTTGGACAGACAGTATGGTAGTGCTGGGATACATCAACAATGATTCTAAACGATTTCATGTATATGTAGCCAACAGAGTCCAGCAGATAAGAGATCAAACTTCACCAAGTCAGTGGAAGTATGTGGAAACAGAGCACAACCCAGCAGACTATGCCTCAAGAGGGCAGTCTGTAGAAGAGTTAATTAACAACGACAAGTGGTGGAATGGACCACGCTTCTTGTGGCAACACTTTGAGATGAATGATGACCCATCAGAGCATCATGAATTGGAAGATGATGATCCTGAAGTAAAAAGAGTTGCATCATGTGCTACACAGACACATGAGCCGTTTAATGTACTGGAGAGGCTGAACTGTTTCTCTGAGTGGTTCCGTATGAAGAGAGCCATTGCAGTGTGCCTTAGACTTCAAAGGATGTACAAGAAGAATGCAGATGGGACACATAAAGGAAGGAGCCAAGAATACATTCCACTGACAGTACAAGAACTGAAAGAAGCTGAAACTGAGATAATAAGGCAGGCTCAGGCTCATGCCTTccatgaggaaataaagatgctGAAGGGTGCAGGAAACCATGAGTCTTCCCCACAGACAAATAGAAGAGAaacaacagtaaagaaaacaagcaagttGTACAAACTTGATCCCTTcatagatgaagatggaatagtAAGAGTTGGGGGAAGAATAAGGATGTCTACTCATCAAGTAGCAAGACATCCAGCAATCCTGCCTAAGGATTCCCATGTTACTGACCTACTGATTTGCTACTACCACAAAAAAGTACATCATCAGGGTAGAGGAATACCACTGAATGAAATTAGAACATGTCGGTACTGGATTTTGGGGGCTCATTTCTGTTGGCTAGACATGTTTCAAAATGTGTAG